In Peromyscus leucopus breed LL Stock chromosome 9, UCI_PerLeu_2.1, whole genome shotgun sequence, the sequence TAGAACGAAAGCTGTGAGGCCACTCAAGCTGCCCAGGGCCAATGCCCAGTTGAAGCCAGGGTATGTGTGCCACCTGGCTGGCTGGGGGAGAAAGTCTCTCCATGCCACTAAAGGAACGGATCTCCTGCAAGAGGCAGAATTGACCATACAGGATGACCAGAAATGCAAACGCCTCTTCTGCTACTACATCAAGACCAAACAGATTTGTGCTGAAGACCCAAAGCAAATACAGGCTGCTTTCAAGGTGAGGATCAAGCATTTAACAGGCAAAATGCAGGGAGAAAGGAACCTGGGGGAGACCTGGGAGTGAGAATGGCCAAACCCTCAAGCCCAAATAAGAGCAGAGACATCCCAAGAGTTCGGCTTTGAGTCCCTCCGTGGGTTAGCAAGAGTGGAAGTTGGGAAACATCCACCTTCCCAAAGCACCATAAATTTTCCCAGAGTCTCCCTGAGGACTTCAGGGAGAGCCTTGGACTGAGCTAGAAGGAAAAGTTGGGTCTCCCTGGAACCCTGATCCTGAGGGAGTTTGAAAACCTGTCCTGGACCTGATCTAACAGTTAACCTTTCCAGGAGGAGGTACAGACAGCAGAGCCAAGGGAACCAGGCTCAGTTCTTCCTTTCCCTGCCCACAGGGTGACTCTGGGGGACCCCTCGTGTGTGACAACAGAGCTTATGGAGTTTTATCCTATGGAAAAGCCAAGAGCATCGCTCCAGGAATCTTCACTAAGGTTGTGTCCTTCCTGCCGTGGATACAAAGAAGCATGAAGCGCTTCTAACAGGTGCTAAAAACAGCTGTTCCTACCAGCTTGTCTGGGCACAGGCCAGAACCACATGGAGTGGGCAGCAAAGGTGAAAACTCATAATAAATTGATCTCCTCGGTGAATACAGCTGAAGTCCTTTATTGTCTGAGCCTCTCTCATGTGAAACTCGGTGGTCTAGGCAGCCTCTCCTGTTAGTTCTgggcttttcttcctccttcttccccagcACCTCCCCCACCTGGAACGTCAGGCTAGACAATTCCACATATTCACCACCCTATACATGGTGGGGTtagtgggttgtttgtttttatttaatttgttatttttatattttttttttacctttttagagctttattaggagaaggagagagagacacagagagacagagaaacaaagacagagagacagagagaccacaCAGCAGGAAAGTACAGAGAGAATACAGAGAgagcagtttttatttttgagataggatctcactatatagctctggcttgCCTGGATTTTAGTATGTAGCCCTCCCtggccttaactcacagagatctgctccaTATGCTTCTTAAGGGATATCCAACTACATGCATAATTTAATACCCAGCTCTTCAaggttggtgtttttttttctttttttttttttttttaactttttaggaCCTTTAATGATCAACCATAAAATGCTACAACTCTGCTAAGATTTAGAAAATGGAGTACTTCAATGGCAAGTATGTCAAAATCACGATGTCAAAAGCATACAGCACAGGAAATATTGTGACTCTATTGTACAGGCAGACTAAGCACATAccagaaatatatgtataaatggaccaaaagcaaatgaaaattatcAGTATTATTACATAATCAATGCAAAACAAAACtgcaataaaatatcactacaagcCAACTAAATTTGCTAATCAAAAACCTTATGTATATTGTGTTAGTATTTGAACCACTCACAAACAGGATTTTCATTTTTACAGGAATCTCATTGCCTGGGCAAGTGGAACTCTTGCTATCTTTATCACAGAGTATTATCAACCACCAAGCCATTGGTAAAAGAAGTTACTGATGAGTAACCATGCACTTGAAATTCCAAGGGTAGGGGTGATCATTTATCATCCTCTTCATAACACCAAAATTATTATGTTACCAGGGACACCAAAGATGGAATCCAAACCTTATTATGAGGTTGAATACATACTCCATTACCTCCAAGCTTATTAATGGCGGACTATCTAACAGTTATATTGTCAGTTCTTCATCATAGAAAATTGAAGACATGTGTCCACATAAATGTTTGCATATGGATATTTAAAGCAGTTTTATCCACATTTGACACAAAACTACTTATCCATAGCTAGATATTGTGTAAAGAAAATGTCTGGAAACAAGTCCATCAATAGgtaaataaaccatttttaatGCAtctatacattttttatttagtaataaatatgaaaatcttAAAGACATGCACAGCATCATGTATTGAAAATTGGTATCATTAGGTATATTGAACATAAGAGTATGCTCCTACTGAGTTCCctgatatttttcttataaataatatgaaattttTCCATTATTCAGCATCTAGAGATCAAGGTCTTTTTCTTAAGGCAACTGAAGCTTACTCCAAGCAACTTGAGATGAATGTAAATTTATTGAAAGAATGTATTGAAGTCTGATGTTAAAAAAGGATCAGTAAGAAGTTTTAACCAAGTGTAGGAGATGAGTAAAACTAATGTCACAGGAAAGGATATGATAAAAACATGGTATCATTTTGGTGGACTTAGATGCTGTTATTGTATCATCACAAGCATGACTGAATTCTTCACTACTACATTTTCTTAGTTTCAAAATCCAGACAACTGTGTCTAGGTGAACTTAAAGCCTAGCCTCAGACTGAAAAATCTAAGTTTTAAGAGAGTACTCTTCCCATTTACCCACAGACTAGAATAACTAGTGTTGTACTCATGCTTATTACAAGTTATTTTGGTGATTTCTAGAATTTCATTTAGTGGAATTATAGCATATACATTATTTTTCAACTGGATCTTTTTGTACAgcatgctttttatatttttccaagGTTGGTTTTCTTACAACACAATCAGGAGTCTACACTCAGTCATTCCTTTTCATACTTAGTCCTCCACAAAAGAACCTCCTCAGGACCAGAAAAAGCCCTACCATTTCTAAACCACCTTCATCGAGTCCTCACATTTGCCAGAGAATTGCACAAGGCATTGGGGTGAAGGGAGATTGGACTCTGGGAATTTAGAAGGCCTTGGGATTCAGTTTCCTGTTTCTAGGACCTCCCATCTCTCTAGCCAGTCAGGTGGCTCTCACCACCTGAACTGTCTGCAGTCTGGAAGACTGAGACATCCCTCTGGTGGCCACAGGCTAACCTGGCTGTCATTTCCCCACCCAGCACAGATCTCAGGCAACTTCTGTCCCCCTTCCTGGCCTTCCAGTGTTTTTCACATGACTTCCTCTAGCCACCAGTAGTTTCTGTTCCAGCCCCACCTCCTCAGTCCTGATTTAACCCagcctttttttcatttatcagtTCCAAACACTTGGAATCTCCTCTATTTCTTAGTCCAGTTAAACTTAGCCTTCCAGTCACCTGATGCTCACCCTTCCCACCTAGGACAGGCTGAGCCCTGTTCCAACCCAAGTCTTCCAAGTAGAGGCTCAGCCATAACCTCCAGTCACTCAACAGCCCTGGCTCAGTTTGGAAACTCTGCTTCCCCCTGCTGGCAACATGAGTTATAGCAGTTTATGAACCAGAGGGATCCAAGGGATGCTAGGATGGAAGTAACTTTTTGACATCATCAATCAACATTTGTAGATCCTGATTTCTATCAGGTACACAGTAGACTCCTTAGTCACCCTCATTCTCTCATTTCACTAGACAGGTCAGTGTGGCACAAATGGATCTATATTTGGAATTCacaaaaaaggaatgttttaaaaattattcaattcTCTATATTCTTATAGTGGGCATAATCTTCTTTGGTTCAGAAAAGCAGTGTATGGAATTGGAAAATGTTGGAAACCTTCTAGTGCTTTAGTCTTCATTGTACCTCATGTGGAGCCCTCATGAAGGAGGTGGGCAGGAGAAACGCAAGCAGAGTGGCTGTAGCCTGCTTCACATTCAAAGCACAGACCTGGCCTGCTGttcaaatttctaaaggtcttaaaataaaaaacctggatcCAGATAGTGGTGTAAATACTGAAAgttcagacagacaaacaaacaagccactgccacgtctcacatCACCAATTCCCCAAATCTTCTCTTtgagagcctctgagtcctcagctgaaaaaagCTCTTACCACACTGGCCACTCTGCCTGAAGTATCAGACATTTCATTGTGACCCATGTGACCCCATTTAAGTCCCTAGAACAGCACCACTAGTGAACTGTACTTTTTTACATACTTCTCACATATCTTACATCCTGCTCACAATTTCCTCTCCATCCACTCATCCCAGTCTTTCCCACCTCCTGGCTCCCCCAGATCCTCTTCTCCTCTACttcacttcagaaaagagcaggcaccCCAGGGAGATCAACCTAATATGGCTTAACAAGATACaaaaagactaggcacaaaccctcatataaaggctggaggaggcaacccagatggaggaaaagggtcccaagagcaggcaaacgAGTCAGAGATAATCCTACTCCCAAtattagaagtcccacaaaaaccccaagatAAACACCACAGTATGTATGGGGAGGATCTAGTGCAAACCCATGCTGGCTCCTTTTgtgtctcttcagtctctgtgagccactatgaggCCTGCTTTGTTGGTTCTATTATCAATTGTGGTCGTTTGAATGTAACTGGGCCACGTaatcatagagagtggcactattagaaggcgTGACCTTTTTGAAGTAGGTTTGGACAtgttaaaggaagtgtgtcactgtggggtgggctttgaagtatCCTATACTGGGGATACTGTCCAGtaagtcagtcaacttcctattgccttgAAGATACAACAGTCTCAACTCCAGCACCTTATCTGTCTACATGCCCCTATGTTCCtggtcatgatgataatggacggaacctctgaaactgtaagtgagccaccccaattaaatgttttctttagaagagtagccatggtcatggtgtctcttcacagcaatagaaaccctaactaagacaaccatgTTCTTCTAGTGTCCttgaaccctctggctcctatatcCTTTCACCCCATTTCTGCAGGGTTCCTTGAACTCGGACTAATGTTTGggtgtggatttctgcatctgttacAATCAGCCACTGGAGgggcctctctgatgatgattgggctaggcccCAATCTGTGAGcctagcagaatatcattaggatgCATTTCATTGACCTATTTTTTGGCaattcatgtttggttctaccctaggtctctggccaTCCAGCCCCTGGTtcttggccatccaggcagtgacAGGCACGGGCCTCAAGTGGACCAGTCATTAGCTGGCCACCTGTTCTGCTCCATCAACCCTCCAGCACagacaggacaaattgtagattggatgttttgtggctgagttggggTCCCAGTCCCATGACTGGAAGCCTTGACTGGCTACAGAAGATGAACAGTTCAGGTACTGTATTCACCAAGGCATCTTCTCtaaggtcaccctcatagattccagggagtttctacTAGAGTAGGTTTCCACAACACCCCCAAATCCTAATCATCTCCCCCAGTCTCCACTCCCTCCAAACCCCACACCTGATTGATCCCTCTAGTTCCCATACACACCCGACCCCAGTCCATCCCCAAACTCTATTCTATCTTGCAGcagcctttttcttttgggtctaccacccagctcccaaatcaagacatggagacttcttattagttttgaatgctcagcttagcttaggctcatttctggctggctcttttaacgtaaattaacctgtttctctttatctaccttttgccttggtgctttttacattttctttctgtatgtcctacttatcctgctgtctctatgtctgtctgtctggcaggtgcctgcttctggccctgggcatgtccTTGTCTTTCTCCTagttctctcctgcttctctcctcctcctcctcctcttctttcctctcaagattcctcctatttattctctctgcccaccagccctgccttgccctctcctgcttggctactggccgttcatctctttattagaccaatcaagtgccttaggcaggagAGGTGCaacagcaacacatccttacatccttaaacaaatgcagcagaaacaaacgtAACAGACctttacacaattaaagtaatattctacagcataaacaaatgccacacatctttacattgttaaatattccacaacactatcTCCCTTTCACAGGGAGATCCAAGTGGCCCGCCTAACCCTCCTTGTTGATTAgcctctctaggtctgtggattgtagcatgattatcttttacttaacagctaatatctacttataaatgagtacataccatgtttgtctttctgggtctgggttacttcactcaggattttttttctagtttcatccattttcgtacaaatttcatgatgtcttgttatttaacagctgagtaatactccattgtgcaatgtaacacatcttcttTATCTATTAttctgttgagggatatctaggttgtttccagtttctggctattattttaaaaaaagctactatgaacatagttgagcaagtgtccttatggtaggatAGGGCTTCCTGTGTCTATATACCACCAGGAGTGGTATAGTTTGGTCTtcaggtagatcaattcccaaatttctgaggaactgccatattgatttccatagtgactgtacaagtttgcacaccCATCAGCAATGGAGAAGGGTTCCCCTTGCTGCACATCctagccagcctgagctgtcacctgtgttattgaccttagccattctgacagttgtaagatggaatctcaaagcagttttggtttgcatttccctgatggctaaggatgtcgaatattcttttttaagtgtttctcaaccaaTTGAGATGGTTAGTTTGCAAGCCCACAGTGACCTCTGGAACCCAAGCTATGGAGTGAGACACTTCATTGCTACAAGGCCCCACTGTATCCTGGAAATTCTAGCAAGACATGACCAGCAATCATTCTCTAGAAGACTTGATGCCAATCTGGGTCATTGCTTTGGAGTAATGTCTAGTACTAGTTGTAAGTGAATGCACCCTCACGAAAATACAcaatcaatatctctctctctctctctctctctctctctctctctctctctctctctctctctctctcacacacacacacacacacacacacacacacacacacacacacattcaatcaCCCACAATTTGTTTCAGATATCTGTGATGTGTTGAGCCCCAACTCATATTTTCTGTACACAAGACATCTTGGAATTGTAACATTCAAGACCCTTTTCTGAGACACCCAGCACACACCAGGAAGAGCATCTTCTTGGCCGAAGGCTTCTTTATACCCTTCTTAACTCATATAACCTCAATGGGGAAAATTAAAATgcccatccttcttcctcctgtgaAGACTGGATCAAAGGTGACATTTGTAGGTAGGAAAGAGCTAAGGTAAAGACATGCACCAACACTAATCCCATTATGTCCTGCCCCCACCATGTCCTCAAGAGTTATTGAGTAGCTTGGGCAGATTCTTATTATACTCCCAGCTAAAGAATCAAAGCATTAGTTTGTGATATCAAAGGGAGATAAGTGTAAGACTTCTTTGAGCCCTTAGGAACTAGGCAGTGCTTTGGTAGATTTAACATGGCCTACCAACTgatcctcaaccttcctgactTAGAAACTTGaaacaagaaaacattaaaggTGTCCAGAGTTTCTGGACATATTGGGGGTTCTGATAAGTGATTCACAAATAGAAATGTGGTCAGAACAATGTTGTCACTAATTCCCATGTGCCATCGGTGGCAAGGAATGCAATGCCGCTGTGCTATGCACACGGGTTTCTAGAGACCGACCCTGCAGTGTGGAGTTTCTCATGGGGGAGACCTTGCCCAGTTTCCCTactatgtgtgtattcatgggtCTTTTGTGAGTTATTCagtcagaaacagaaaaactaaaaaaccagAATTCCTTACAACTGAGCGGTCACACCGAGACTGAATGATAGATGATGTGACACAAGAATTATTAGGCATGAGTTGGAACGATAAAGAGAAAGCCACACGTTTTGCATCTATAAACCCAGGCTTCTGGTAAGTGACTCTGCAGCATATGTCTGACCTACCTCAAACCCAACTATTTGCCACATCCTAAGAAGATGTGGTCAGAAGGGTCACACAGGAGACCCTGAGAGAGATGAGGAGCACAGTTTGTCACTCTAGAAGGGTAAGATGTGATTCCACCTTCCAATTTGTAGAAACAGACCCCTTTGAAGATGAAAGTGGCCCTGGTGGGCAATATCCATATCTCCCGTTTTCAacacaaaactacaaagaaaaaaaagaagagtaacGAATGAACCATCACATAGCAGACGATagacatgaaatattttaagGGCTCTTAAACGATCACAAaggcttttaatttctttttttttctttttttttttttttttttggtttttcgagacagggtttctctgtgtagctttgcacctttcctggatctcgctttggagaccaggctgtcctcgaactcatagagatccgcctggctctgcctcccgagtgctgggattaaaggtgtgagccaccacagcccggctcttAATTTCTTGTAAGTAATCAGAGCTGAggaaaaatttaagaagaaactaAAGGGAACCAGTAACAACATATGAAAAGGTAGAAACTATTTATAAACATGTCAAAATTTTAACACTGAAAAGGACCGTAACTAAGATGGAGGCTTCACTAATCATATTCAACAGCAAAAGGGGGAGAAATCAGTGAAGTTCATGCTGGAatcatggctcagcagttaagaatgcttacttccctgcagaggacttgaattcaTTTCCCAGGTCCCATATAatgtgactcacaactgcctctaacttcaCCCACAGGGGATCCAATCCCCTTTTCTGTTCTCAATGGACACTGCATCCCGGTACAAcataaagagaagagaagagagagagagagagagagagagagagagagagagagagagagagagagagagaaattgttgAGTTTTAGGAGGCTGGCTGGCTTTCTTATGTTGCACTTTATCAGTAATTTAGTGACCTGACCTGACTGTCCTTCAGGAAACTAGACCTTTCCAAACCTTAGCTCACAGGTTTGCATGGGACAAGTGTCAGCTTTTCTGAAGAAGCAGGAATGACTCAGGCTTTGGTCAGTCAGGGGTTCAGCTCTCAGCCTGCAGCAATCTCTTATTTCATGTCAATAAATGTCACATGTAGGTGTTTCATAAGAAAGGTCTTTGTCACATGGACCTTTTGAAGCTCTGCTGCTAAATAGGTTGAATAGTGTTTGCAAGGCCTGTCTGTTACAGCCTTGTCCATCACTCTACCATTGCCCCCCCCCAAACTGTACTCTAGTCATGGATGCCCCTGGTTATCCCCCACTAGGTGGTCAGCTCACACTTGGTTCTAGTACAACAGATGAGCTTCATTGCACATCTGTCCTTTTGGACTGAGCACTATGGCATTGAAAGCACTGATCTTCCACCACTGGGAACTTGGGTTTCTGGGACTCTGATACCATACCCCTCAAACCCCACCCTGTACCCTTGTGTTCCGGCCATGGGCTGTAACTGGTGGCTCTCTGAAGCATTAGCTGTGGGTTCTGCTGTGGTTACTTCATGATTCTCACACAAGCACTCAGAAGACGTcaccaggcagtggcagcagggGTGGGAACTTTCATAGAAAGCCTTCTGTGATGAAGCATCATAAAAAGAGAGGGGGCACCAGGTCACCGAGCTCACTCCACCTCCTTCATCTCCTAGAGGTTACAAGAGACAAAGCCCCAGGTGCTGGGACCTACTGGGTCTCCCAGAGAGGATGaagctcctcctgctcctgctggccttctctctgccccccaggaCACAGGCAGGTGAGTGAGCAACAGCTCCCTTGGTGGCCTAACCCTTCTGTCATGAGAGGTGGGAGGACAGAGGCCTTTCTCAGGAAGAGCCAACGAGTGCCAGCCCTTCCCTGAGCCATACTTGTCATCTGGAAAGTGGGTTTTCCTAGAAGCCCATGGTAAAGGGAAGGAAACCTGCAAAGCAGAGAACACTATGTTGTCCTGGAGCAGGCAGAATGGGCCTGGCTTCTGCATCTATGATGATAGGTCACCCCCTCACCAAGTACTCATCCAAGAAACCTGGATCCCAGAATAGGTGGAAACGCTGTCCTCAGAATAAGTGTTTTTGCTGATCCCAATCCACCAGGTCCTTTCCTCCAACTCTGCTTCCCAGGCTTCCTGTGGTTCAAGGATGAACCACCAGGCAAGCTCTAATTTCTCTGCTTTCTAGAATGCCAGCAGCTGCATCTAGGAATGAATGGGGAGTCATCACTCATGAAGCCAGGGACCTTTACTGGGCAACTAGTATAAATAGGATGTCACAAATTGTAAACTGAAGCCTTTGGCCTTAGAAAGCAGCACTGTCCCGGCATCTCAGGACTCATGGGAGGAGaggtgcgggggagggggggacagtTAGAAAGTCTCTGAGAACGAAAGTTTGGGGACAGACATGATGAGTCCTTAGCATTTCCTTGCCCAGAGACTTAGGCATGCCTCCAACTATGTGGAAGAAAGATTGCTAGACCAAGACATACATTCCTCTCCTTTTTGAACGGAGATCTTGAGGGATCTCATCTCAGCCTGCTCCTTACTCCAGGCCTCCCTGGCTCCCAAATGCCTAGCAAGTCTGGAACCATTACACGAGGCTCCTCCATTGGACAGCAGGTGCATGCAAAAAGGTTGGCTTTATTTTCAGGGGAGATCATTGGGGGACATGAGGCCAGGCCCCACTCTCGACCCTACATGGCTTGTCTTAAGATCACTGATGGAGATGTTACTCGAAGGTGTGGTGGATGCCTCATAAGAGAGGATTTTGTGCTGACTGCTGCTCACTGTAATGGGAGGTAAGGAGCAAGAAAGAGTCCATACCCTCCTGGGAACATTCCTTGGAGGCCCTGTCTTTTTCCTAAGGAGCTTGGGAGGAGAGAGGGCCCAGCAAGTCTCATGAGTGAGAACCAGGCTGGGACCAGAGTAACAGCTAAGGAATCGAGCATATTTAGATCAGAGTTAGCATtgaaacacaaaccaaacaatGCAATGTGCTTTCCTAGCACAAGGACTCTGGGCAGTGTGGTGCAGGTACTGGTGCTCCAGAATTCTATCGTTTTTATGGCTAAGAAGGAGGAGGCACAGTCACTCTTGTCCCTTCAGTTTTCCTCAGCTAGGGTTCCACCATGGCCAGCACACCCTGCCCTTCACACCTCCTGGGCTGGATCCTCTCTGATTCCACATCTCTTATCTACACTCTGCTCTCTGCGCAGCAAAATAATTGTCACCTTGGGGGCCCACAACATCAAAGAACAGGAGAAGACCCAGCAGATCATCCCTGTGGCAAGAATCATCCCACATCCTGGCTATAATAAACTGAAAAAACTCAATGACATCATGCTCTTAAAGGTGAGACCTGCTACTCTCTGCATGGTCCAGGAATCAcccctcctgttctcatcccatccctcccctccctgccaccTAGTTTTCACGGTGTCCCAGGCCAGCAGGCTCCTGGCTGAGCTggtctctcctgcctcttccccaaCAGCTGGAGAAGAAGGCCAAGAGGACTAAAGCTGTGAGGCCCCTCAACCTGCCCAGGCGCAAGGTCTATGTGAACCCTGGGGATGTGTGCTCTGTGGCTGGTTGGGGAAGGATAGGGCCTGGGGGATGAATTATCAAACATACTACAAGAGGTGGAGCTGACAgcacagaaggatcaggagtgtGTGTCCCACTATCCACGTTTTTACCACAAAGCCAATCAGATATGTGTGGGGGACCCAAAGATAAAGCGAGCTTCCTTCATGGTAAGTAGGATTTTCATACTCTCTGGGCTGTGTGGGATGGGTAAGGCTATCTGGAATCTAGAGACCCAACATCAAGGGGAATCCTTGAGAACAGCAGTAACCAATAACTAACTAGGGGCCTCCTGAGCTGACAAGGAGTCTCAGTGAAGGCAGCTGTTATAAAGCAGGATTTGCACAGTCCTCCTGAGATCCAGGCCCAGGCTTTAGAAAGCTTTGCTCCCTGTGAGTGTCATTAATACAAGCAGGTGTCTCCACAGAGCAGACACCCACTTTTGTCAGTGTTCTGGTCCTCCATGCTCACATAAGACCACCTCACCTGTCCCCATGTTCTTAAACAGTGGCCTGGACATGAGGGTCCTACACACCTTCACAGAGTGGATCACAGACCTGGAGAAAGGGCAGAGGCTGGGCTCAGGAGGGAGGTAAAGCAGTAACACTGTCCGCAATCAGAGCAGGAAGTCCAGTGACACTCAGGCCTGCTCTCTGATCTCCTACAAGCAGAGCACACAAGCCACACTTCTCTGAGGGAGCTTGGGACTAGGGTGAACAACAGCTCAGttccctgtgccccctctccaTTCACAGGGGGATTCTGGAGGGCCTCTCCTCTGTAACAAAGTGTTTGCCGGCCTAGTCGCCTATGGACATGGGGATGGTTCAGCACCAAGTGTCTTCACCAGAGTCTCAAATTTCTTATCCTGGATAAAGCAAATGATGAAACGCAGCTAACTC encodes:
- the LOC114683806 gene encoding granzyme F-like, which gives rise to MPPVLILLTFFCCLVLVEPFLSEEIIGGHEVKPHSRPYMTFIKYVDAKGNRKRCGGFLVRDNFVLTDAHCLGSSMRVILGAHNIETKEKTQQIIPVVKAIPHPDYHPKDHSNDIMLLKLQRKAIRTKAVRPLKLPRANAQLKPGYVCHLAGWGRKSLHATKGTDLLQEAELTIQDDQKCKRLFCYYIKTKQICAEDPKQIQAAFKGDSGGPLVCDNRAYGVLSYGKAKSIAPGIFTKVVSFLPWIQRSMKRF
- the LOC114683804 gene encoding LOW QUALITY PROTEIN: granzyme B-like (The sequence of the model RefSeq protein was modified relative to this genomic sequence to represent the inferred CDS: deleted 1 base in 1 codon), translating into MKLLLLLLAFSLPPRTQAGEIIGGHEARPHSRPYMACLKITDGDVTRRCGGCLIREDFVLTAAHCNGSKIIVTLGAHNIKEQEKTQQIIPVARIIPHPGYNKLKKLNDIMLLKLEKKAKRTKAVRPLNLPRRKVYVNPGDVCSVAGWGRIGPGGELSNILQEVELTAQKDQECVSHYPRFYHKANQICVGDPKIKRASFMGDSGGPLLCNKVFAGLVAYGHGDGSAPSVFTRVSNFLSWIKQMMKRS